TTATCGCTGCTTCCTCCCGGACCTGACGAGGTTCGTAACCGCCTGTTGCGCGGCGGCCGGTCAAAATGGCAAACAGAATTCCAGCTAAAAACCCTCCAGAGGGAATTCAGCCCCGCATAGAGCGGATTTCGGGAAAAGGGCACCGCTAACTCCCCGCCTAGCACAACCTGATGATATGAATATAATCGATGGCGTTTTTTTTCAAGTTATAAAATCGCTTCAAAAAGGAAATTCTCCTACAACAAATTGGCTTCCTACCACAAGATAAACGATATTAATGATTAACGGACTCAACATTCAGTGTTTTTTATTGACATCGATGGGTTTCTATCATAAGTTGGCGACATCCGAGCGTTATTAAGGGTTACGGGTTGCGAATTTCACCATAAAAATTTAAATCGAAACGAACTTTCCGATCTTTTTAGCATCCCAAAGGACAAAAAGATGAAACGGAACCTCCTTATACTGTTGGCGTTATCGTGCTGTGTCGTCAGCGGCTGTGCCGCCGTGTTCACCGGAGCAGCTGCGGTCGCCGGTGTGTATACCTATTTTAACGGCCAACTGACAAGGTCGTATCAAGCACCATTTGATAAAACCAACCTGGCATGTACGGCAGCATTGGAAAGCCTGAAAATAGCGATTACGGAAGAAGCATCTGACGGCATTAATACAACGATAAAGGCCAAGCGAACCGATGGAACCCCGCTAACCGTAAAAACGGTAATGATTGAACCCAGAATTACGGAGGTTTCCGTCCGTTCCGGCGTGGTAGGAATATGGGACAAAAAAGTTTCCGAGCTGATTCATGCCAGCATCGCGCAAAGGCTACAAAAATAAAGTATTCCGAACCGTTGAAAAAACCGTTGCGGCCCATGAAATGTTCAAGCCCCAGGATTCGGTTCTTGTCGGTGTGTCCGGCGGGCCGGACTCTGTGGCCCTTCTGCATGCCCTGATCACCTTAGCTTCCGGATTATCCCTCAAACTGGGGGTCGCCCACTTGAATCACGGCCTCCGCCTGCAAGCTTCAGATGATGACGCCATCTTTGTTGCCTCGCTGGCGGACCGGTTCGATTTGCCGTTTTATGTCCATAAAGTTGATGTTCGCAAGTATCAGCATGACAACAGGCTCTCCCTGGAAGAAGCCGGCAGGCGTGTTCGTTACGCTTTTTTAACGGATTTGGCCGCAAAAGGCCGTTTCGACAAAATTGCCCTGGGACACCATGCCGATGACAACGCCGAACTGGTCCTGATGAATCTGTTTCGAGGGAGCGGCCCCTTGGGCATTTCAGGCATCCCGCCGGTGAGAGGCGTAAAGATCGTTCGTCCGCTCATAAAGTTAAGACGATCCGATATTCTAGAGTATTTGAAGTTAAATGGGTTAACCTATGTTTCGGACAGAACCAATTTGGACTTAAAGCACCTGCGCAACAGAGTCCGCCATCAATTAATTCCGCTGCTTAAAACATCTTACAACCCCAAGATCATTGAAACCCTTAACCGCCTGGCCTCAATTTTAAGCGCCGAAGAAGAATGGATGGAAGATGTCCTGCGGCCTATTTTGGATGCTGCTATTTTGAATGCAGGCCCAAAGACCGTTACCCTTTCCGTCTCTAAACTTGACGGGGTCCATATCGCCGCCTTAAGACGGATCATTCGAAACGCCGTTGAACGGATAAAAGGAGACTTAAGGCGTATCACCTTTGCTCACGTCGATGCCGTGATTCGTCTTTTGGAAAGTCCACAGCCCTTCGGGAACCTTGATCTGCCGGATCGGGTCAGAGTTCGACGCATGCAGGGCGTGCTGTTGATTTCCAAAGAGCAAAAAGCACTGCGCGATCTTGACATTAAGCCCGACCAGGATGAAACATTTACCTTTGAATATAGCATAAACAAACCCGGAACCCTTTTCATTAAAGAGCTTAATGCCCAAATAAAGTTTTCTGAAACCAGGGTTGAACATCTGTCTGATTTCAGTCATGCTGGACATCTGACCGGTTTTTTTGATATGAATAGATTAGGTTTTCCTCTAATTGTGAGGAACGTTCGCCCGGGAGACCGTTTTAAACCGCTGGGAATGACCGGAACACAGAAATTAAAAGACTTTTTTATCAATCAAAAGGTTCCCAGAACCGAGCGCGCAAAATGCCCCGTCCTGCTAAGCCGCGGGAAAATAATCTGGGTTGTGGGTCATCGTATCGATGAGTCCGTGAAAGTAATGCCGGCAACCGGCAAAGTACTTAAAGGAGAACTTAGACTTGCCTAATCGGCAATAATGATTAACATAACGTAGGTATTAATCGTTTACAGGGGGTAATGACTTTTGAATCCTTTTTATAAGAACCTGGCGTTGTGGCTTGTCATAACGCTGATGATGGTCATGCTTTACAATCTGTTTAATCAACAGAACCTTGCCGAGACCAAGATCAGTTACACCGAATTTCTTGCCATGGTCGAAGGTGAGCGTGTCAGCGACGTGGTTATCCAGGGACAGGAACTTTATGTTACGGATATAAACCGCAATCGCTTAAAGGTATATGCACCTCAGGACATGGATTTGATCAAGATTCTCCGG
The sequence above is drawn from the Candidatus Desulfatibia profunda genome and encodes:
- a CDS encoding DUF3568 family protein, whose protein sequence is MKRNLLILLALSCCVVSGCAAVFTGAAAVAGVYTYFNGQLTRSYQAPFDKTNLACTAALESLKIAITEEASDGINTTIKAKRTDGTPLTVKTVMIEPRITEVSVRSGVVGIWDKKVSELIHASIAQRLQK
- the tilS gene encoding tRNA lysidine(34) synthetase TilS, producing the protein MPASRKGYKNKVFRTVEKTVAAHEMFKPQDSVLVGVSGGPDSVALLHALITLASGLSLKLGVAHLNHGLRLQASDDDAIFVASLADRFDLPFYVHKVDVRKYQHDNRLSLEEAGRRVRYAFLTDLAAKGRFDKIALGHHADDNAELVLMNLFRGSGPLGISGIPPVRGVKIVRPLIKLRRSDILEYLKLNGLTYVSDRTNLDLKHLRNRVRHQLIPLLKTSYNPKIIETLNRLASILSAEEEWMEDVLRPILDAAILNAGPKTVTLSVSKLDGVHIAALRRIIRNAVERIKGDLRRITFAHVDAVIRLLESPQPFGNLDLPDRVRVRRMQGVLLISKEQKALRDLDIKPDQDETFTFEYSINKPGTLFIKELNAQIKFSETRVEHLSDFSHAGHLTGFFDMNRLGFPLIVRNVRPGDRFKPLGMTGTQKLKDFFINQKVPRTERAKCPVLLSRGKIIWVVGHRIDESVKVMPATGKVLKGELRLA